ACCTTGCCGGGCGTGGACGTGCCCGAGGCGTCCTTGAAGCAGACCGAGTCGAAGGGGATGCCCGCCTCCAGGATGCGGCGCAGGACCATCTCGTAGAAGTCGGGGTCGTGCGCGCCCGTGCTGCCGGGCGGCAGTTCCATCATGCTCACGCAGATCTGGTGGTTCAGGCCGTGCTTCTTGATGCAGCGCCCGGAAAAATCCAGGTTGTGCACGTCGTTGAGCGCGTCGAAATTGCGGATGGAGGTGATGCCGTGGCGGGCGAAGAGCTTGGCGTGCAGCTCGACCACGTCCGAGGACTGGGACTCCAGGCCGACCACGTTCACGCCGCGCGCCAGGGTCTGGAGATCCGCGTCCGGCCCGGCCGCCTCGCGGAAGGCGTCCATCATGGCGAAGGCGTCTTCGTTGCAGTAAAAATAAAGCGCCTGGAAGCGCGCTCCGCCGCCCGCCTCGAACCAGTCGATCCCGGCCTCGGCAGCGGCGCGCACCGCGGGCAGGAAATCCTTGGTGAGCACGCGCGCGCCGTAGACGGACTGGAACCCGTCCCGGAAGGCCGTGCACATGAAGCGGATGCGTTTTTTGCCCACGGCGCTGCTCCTCAGCCTTGAAATTTGACCCAGACTTCGCGGGGCCGGGGGCCGTCGAACTCGCAGAAGAACACGCCTTGCCACGAGCCGAGCTGGAGCTGGCCGTTTTCCACGATGATCTGGAGCGAGTTTCCCGTCAGGATGGACTTGAGGTGGGCGTCGGGATTGCCCTCGTGCAGGTAGCCCTGGTCCGGAGGCAGCAGCCGTTTCAGGCTGCGCATCAGGTCGCCGCCCACCTCCGGGTCGTGCCCTTCGGAGAGGGTGATGGATGCGCTGGTGTGGGGGCAGAAGAGCGTAAGGATTCCGTCGCGCCATGCGCGCTGCGTGACCAGCCCCTGGGTCGGGGCCGTGATGTTGACCATCTGCTCCGTGGAGGAGGTGGTGACCAGCAGCCTGTCCATGCGTTCCTGTCGGTGTGTGCGCCCTGCCTCCGCGAACGGTCCGGCCTTGTCGGCGCCTGGGGCGCCGGAGCCGGAAAACGGCTCGCGGACCGGTACGATCGAAAGGCTCCCAAGACACGGCGGGCGCGGACTTTCGCCCCCTCCGTCAGATTTCTTGTACATAAGGCCACCGGATTGGGCAACCTTGTGATTGACAATGATTTTGAAATTCATTATCAACAATACAAGGGCAAGGGATGATCCTCTGCCGCAACCCCGGAGGTCGATATGTGTGCAGCGCTCGTGGGCGGAATGGACCGGCTCAAAAGGGAATACATCGACGTGGCCAAGAAGGGCGGCGTGAAGCTCAAGGTCTTCACGGGCAAGGAGAACCGGGTCGCCGACCAGATCGGCAGCTGCGGGCTGGTCATCGTCTTCACCAACAAGGTTTCGCACAAGGCCCGCATCGAGGTCGCGGCGCATGCCAAGTCCAGGGGAATCCCCATGAAGATGCTGCACTCCTGCGGCGTCTCCACCCTGCGCAAGGCGTTGGAGGCATAGTGGGCCGGGCTTCCGGCCCGGAGCTAGCCGCGATCCTTTCCGCACTGGCCCGGAGGGCAGGACTGCGCGTTCTCTTCCTGAGCCTTTTTCGCAATGGGGCAGCCCTTGCAGCCCGCAGCGGGATCCTGGGGGTCGGCGTCGGAGCAGCCGCACCCGAAAGGGGCTTCCTCGCCCCGGTCCTTGTCGTTGAGGTACTTGGACAAGGCAAAGAGCGCGCCGAGCGCCAGGACTACGCCGAGTCCGAGAAGATCGTTCCAGCCCATGAAGTCACCTCCGTATCAATCGAGCCTAGTCTCTTGCCGGGCGAAAGAACAGCTCCTTAGAGCGCCGGGCAATTCCAGGACAAGAACAATAAAGCCGGGACCAGGGGCCTGGTCCCGGCTTGCAGGGCGTCTGATCCGGTCTATTCAAAGGCCATGGATACCTTCCATTTTTCCCAGACCTTGCCGACAAGGTCCACGCCGGGCTTCAGCGTCTGCTTGCCGGGCCGCCAGCCCGATGGCGCAACCTCGCCGCCGTTGGTATTGCGCACCAGCTGGAAGGCTTGAATCTGGCGCAGTGTTTCGGAAACGTTGCGTCCCACGGGCGGAGCGAGCACCTCAAATCCCTGGATCACG
This sequence is a window from Paucidesulfovibrio longus DSM 6739. Protein-coding genes within it:
- a CDS encoding secondary thiamine-phosphate synthase enzyme YjbQ, translated to MDRLLVTTSSTEQMVNITAPTQGLVTQRAWRDGILTLFCPHTSASITLSEGHDPEVGGDLMRSLKRLLPPDQGYLHEGNPDAHLKSILTGNSLQIIVENGQLQLGSWQGVFFCEFDGPRPREVWVKFQG
- a CDS encoding DUF2325 domain-containing protein; this encodes MCAALVGGMDRLKREYIDVAKKGGVKLKVFTGKENRVADQIGSCGLVIVFTNKVSHKARIEVAAHAKSRGIPMKMLHSCGVSTLRKALEA